CTGGAACCCAAAAATCTAAAAAGATTTAGAGTTTAGTTGAGTTGAGCTTGAAAAACTATACTAGTTGTCAATGCCATTCATGGATTCAACCCGAATCTGACACGACCAAACAACTCTACTACTTATAGGCTATGAATGTATCATTAATATGAATAAGCAAGTGGGAGCATATGCTATGAAAATATCATGGAGTCCTCTATGttaggagtcaaattgcattttatcccttttacttaaaaaataggtACATTGGTTCTTGTGTGTTAGATCAAAGAATAAATAGTCTTTTCTGTTAAAagtttcattcatttttactataaaaaattgTCATGGTTGGCAAAATAACCAGATAGTTACACGTGGTGTGCCACATGTACCTCATTCTGACGTACAAGGATcggtttttaacaatagaaatggatgaaatttttaacagaatgaccagTTTGCTTTTAAATCTAACATACAaggactaatttatttatttttaaacaaaaaagcaATTGCAATTTGAGGTTTAATACAACTTCTTCCATGGTACTTTGGACACGTATGGAAGCATAAACAGCATTACCTCAGATTCATGTTTGAGGTTTAGCTTCATTGCAAGATACTTGTTCACAATGGATATGGCTAAATCTCCATTCCTGAATCAATTGCACAAATACATTAAACGTAAATCTACAATGGATCCACAAATTAATTCGAATCCCACGCTACCCATTGACATCAGATGtaaaatataactaattaatAAAGGGTTTAACCTACTTGGTACTAATAAAAGGTTTTGGTATTTGAGGCAATGCCATGTCGTTCCTGAAACaacaaaaccaataaaaaaaatttaggattCAGGATttaggataattttttttaataattaacgTTTCTTACGTTTCTTGACTTGCAAGCAAGCAAAACCACACAGGGCGTGGGGAACAACTGCTATCTTGGTTTAGATACACAATTTCTCCGCATCGGTTCAATGAATCAGTCGACTTCTCAAGACCACTCGTATCGGTTTTCGACATCTCGTTTGCGGTCCCTATCTTCAAACCCTCCTCTCTTTGGCCGATCAGAAACTTGCAATATGGCTTCCTCTgcgtcctcctcctcctcttcactTGCACTTCAGTTCCAAAAGTTTCGCCATCTTTATGACCTCCTAGATGTTCCCAGCACAGTCCTTTCCTTGCTCTTTCAAGAGAAAACTCGCGCCCGGTAGGTTCGGAATTGTCTAATTCATTCTAATACataaaaaagggggggggggatgTAATGCAAGGTACTATGAGATGCATAAAAGCTATTTTAGCATCAAGAGACAATGTGTTAGTGAAAAATGATACCTGTTTCATGATAGGATTCATGGAATGATTTGAGAATCTATTTTCTGTGTTGTCTTCATTTGGTTTTTCCAGGGGAAAAATTTGCATTACAAGTTTCTCCAATTTATGGTCATTTCTGTAAAAGAAAAGTACATAAATGGAgattataaaatgataatatgGAATTGCAATTGGGTACATAAATAACTGGTGTAAAATCTGTAAATGTGATGCCCATGGATTTTAGGTGGGACTGGATCGGGTATATTggggttgtaattttttttggtcattttaatTTGGGTTAGTTTCAAATTTTAAGTATCTAAACTTTTAGTTAGACTTATCCAAAGGTTAGGTAGTCTGTTTTTTCCGGTTTAATTTGAgttgggcttggacaaaattttttgtattttaagcTGATTCATAAACAACTCTAATTTGGATCAATTTCATGTTTGCGTAAATTTTGGATTTAAACTGTTTCAAATTCAAGTTGTTATGGGATTATGTTTTTTCAGGTTGGGTCATTTTTAGTTAATTGTTCAAGTCATTTTAGATTCAGATTGTTTTGGATTTGGGTTATTTTAAGTTGAAATCATTTCAGGTTCAAATCAATTTGGATTGAAGCCATTTCAACTTTAGTTTGTTTTGGGTTCAGATTATTTAGGTTTAAGGTTCAAATTTTTCGAGTCGGGTCATTATGAGTTCGAATAATTTCAGGTTCATATTATTTTGGGTTTGGATTATTTAAGGTTCAAATTGTTTCAAATTCATATCAATTCCAGTttagattaaacaaattcatataattcaccttttataataaaatcaaattggttcaaatttaaaatttgatattttattcgaATTCAGAATTTATACGTCTAACTACgaggaaataaaacaaaaagatcCAATTTTACCTTAGCATGTGTTGAGGAATGGAACCCAGATAGGCATCGCACGTTGGACAGTAATGTGTTTTTTCCTTCTCTACTTTCTCATAGATGCATTGTCTGCAAACTGTAGGACGCACACACAATGTAATTTCAACGTCAAGCAATTTAGAAACATATACCAGcaattttttcttcttgtttttggACAGTAAGAGAATGTTTAGCATTAGGTAACTCTAAAAATGTCTTTTCTATACAATAGTAACTAAATTCAAAATTGAACCAGTTCAGACCCTTAAATAGAATGCAAAGCTTTCTAAGGTTGTATTCTCTACCAAGGGCGAAGGGGAGGGTTGGCAGGAGTTTTGGTACAAAATGAAAATTGCTGCTTTAATCCTTTTGAAAACCATAAAGATATAAACCAATACAATGATAAAAATGTATTTtaactcttataaaaatatataacttaatctcGATCTCCATTAAAAAAATGTTGGCTTTGCCCCTATTTACTATTAACAATATTGCAAAAAAAATATTGGGACCCGAGACTTTACTTATAACTCGACAAATTTCTAATTGTTGAACCGAAATAGTCAGAGCATGCAATGAAAAGCCTATTAAGGGAAGCAAATTTTTGGTGAAAAATACTTACATGTATGAAGGCAAACACATATGGTAGTTGCTTCCCTATAAATGTTTGAACAAAGGGGACATGTTAAGAACTCCATAAGTGGCCTCCTTTGAACATTTATGTAATCATTCGACATGATAGTATGTCGTTATAGAATAATGTCTCACTTGTAATATTTGCTAAATTTTTGTCTCCTTGATACTTTTAATTCATCAAAAGTATCCGTAGCCTCCTGCATTGAAAGTAATATAAAACAAGCATTAAAACCGATGTGACTAGTGATGTTATATTATTTAAAGGATCGCAACTAAATAGACAGGgaattttttatttgaacttGAAAACATAATTGACAACCTAATTAGTTTTGAACATAAAAAGTTAACAACTTGTACTTGAAATAATTTGACCCCAAAAATCTAAATCTAAAACTCGAGCAACCTAAATTCAAAGCAACTTAAATAAAATAGAACtcataaatttttaaactcaaattgACCTGACCCAAAATCAACTTGAACTATCAAATTGCAACTAAAGCGAATAAAGAAACCCTAAACATCATGATTTGAAATTGGAAGTCCATTGGTTGTGCTAAAGGTAAACAATTGGCTAATTTGGATAGCAAAAATATGGATTCATAGTACAAAGATAAACCATATGAAGTTGAAGCATACATATGTATGCGCCCATTGCACGATGTTTAACATGCAATGTATTAACATAGAAAAATTGAAATGCATGAAAAAAGTTGACCggttaaaatatgcttcaagTCTTTGTACTCTTTGTACacttgtgatttggtccttctacttttattttatggaatttagttcatttatttttcagatttaatCATACAAGTCTAGTTGTGAAACattgttaaaattcttctattaaacaTGTAATACAAAAATTGACATTATAATAGacctaaatttaatataaaaaatttcaagttattaacaattggacctaaattttaaaatctaaaaaatttaagaGACAAAATTATCTGGAAATCAGTAAACCCATTTCTTGATTAACAATGCTTAACATGATGGTGATGTATCTCTACAACAATTTCAGCCAAGAAAAAATGCTCTGCAACAAAACCTTGCAAAATGccttcattttaattaaaaaaaagaagacacAACATGATGCACAAGCCAAGttttcaaagtaaaaaaataaaacaaatatttgaacaaataataataataaagcaaaaaaaaatcaacaaaaaaaatatataaaaaaaagacctaatctgtcaaaaagagcaaatatgatcagaacttataataaaattgtttaaaaaaaagatCCGACCCACTCAAAACTTAAGCCTTAAAACTTGACCAACCCAAATCCAAAACAACTTGAATATAAAATAAGGTGAAGATTTTAAAACTCGAATTCAACAATTGCAACAGAAGACAATAAAGAACATTGATCATGGTGCTAAAGATAAAGATTTGGTTAATTTGGATAGCAAATACGAATCCATAGTACAAAGATAAACAATGAAGTTCAAACATACACATGTATAAGCCTATTGCTTGATTAACATTTGTTTTAACATGATAAACTAAAATTCAATAAACCAATTCCTTGATTAACAATGTTTAACATGCAACAAAACATTGCAAAATGCCTTAATTTCAATCAAAAAGTAAAAATCTGAAATTTTGCACAAAACTCCCTTGATTTTTTGTTTAAAGTATCACAACTGAATAAACGAGTGAATTTCAATTTAAACTTGAAAACGCAGTTAATTAATTCAAATCTGAATTtgacttaattaattttaaacataaaaaatcgaAGTCTGAACTTAAAATAACTTAATCCTAAAAATTTTAATCACAAATTGAAAAAACCTAAAATaactttaatataaatataattcaaaaattttaaaactcgaaTTGACCTAACTCAAAAATTGAATACAATAAAGGCCCTAAACATCATGATTTGAGATAGGAAGTCCATTGGTGGTTCTAAAGATAAACCATGAATTTCAAACATACATGCATGTAAACTCCTATTGCTTGATTAACAATGTTTTAACATGCAATGCATGTAAAAAGGGGTGACTGATTAAAATGAACTAAAAAGCAATAAACCCATTACTTGATTAACAATGTTTAACATTGCAAAATCATTCATTtcaaccccccccccccaaaaaaaaaaaaacaaaacccaagttttcaaagtaaaaaataaagcaaaagagATTCAACAAAAAGACATTTACCACTTCCTTGCAGAGCATGAAGAACAGTATCTGTTGAACTAAATGTAGGCTTTCATTTCACCAAGGCAAAAAATGGGATAGTGGGGGCAAAGTGCAATGGCCTTTTTGAACACTGAAAAAAGGGTTTTGAAAATCTTTGAAGGCAGTGACGTTTTAAGCTAAGAAGGGACAGGAAAGGCACTGAACCCAACAACATCAGTTACTTTCTAATATCTGTAAGTTAGCTGAAGAACTTAGAAACGCCGCCGTGACTTGTTTTCTTTAATAGGTGTTTGTACCATCTTTGTTCTTTTATGAGTCACCtaagacttttttttttctatatttttcttatcagatttatagtttatatttaggATTTGTAgttatttcttttaataatattatttttaaagttagaatatatgttttttttaagtataaTATGTCTTTTCATTACACCCAATTACTTGTTGATTAAACTCTTTAAAATATCATTATGATTTCAATCATATCATTTGTAGAGTTTGGTTAGTAGCTTAAATATTACGCGATAACGAAATAATTTAAATCCAGCACAAATCAAATTGTATACGTGTGTAATTATTGTATAGGTAATCTGAACCTGATgtgtttaaagaaaaaaaagaaaatatatatattttaaaaaattttgatgacTATCTTTCCTTTTTAACATGTTAAATCCAAATTAGATTCAAATTATTTATACgatagatacatatatatttataatttaattcacatgttttaaatataaattcatCATATTCAAATTTACATTTAACACTTAAATATTCCCAGCTAAAGTGACAGAAAGATAGATTAATACAATAATAACGATTAAAAACTTTCCTTTCTACCTCTCTCTTAAAAAgaatagattaattaagaaaaaacTCTCATGAGGTGTATAATAAATGTTTAATTCTAAATTGAGTATTAtagttgtaaaattatttaatcGCAAATAAGTAGATTACCAAATTTGGGGTTGTGTGATTTGTAACATCAAAACAAGGTTAAAAATGAATACATTCATTTAACTAGAGCAATGAGTCATTTTATGTAACGGTTATACggatataaattatttttttgaacaatttcattataggttttgatcatatctaTATTTAGGTGACATAATGCTTAGAACTACGTATCTATAGTCAttcctcaacccataaatatgaggataatgtgcttcagtgcactcgaacccacgtcctcatacattgacaacaatacgcATGTCAATTGAAATAAAACTCAATTGGcagatataaattattatatatggaTACAAATTGGAAGTTTCATTCTCATCATGatacaaaacataaatattataaaaaaatataaattaagggTGTTCACTCATCCCTAAAACACGAATCTAGTCAGAATTGTGTGAGCGTATGGATATGTGAATTTTACtcgaatgataaaaaaaaaatcaatgatttGTAAGGTTAATAATCCTATACTAATAAGAAAAGAGTGTAAAATATTTAGATAGAACATTTTTTTATAACTTGAGCAATtagcttaagtaccaagcttagTTTActattgaagttaaaaattgtttttgaaacatgtgaaaaaattatattcaatttgtcaataatataatctt
The Gossypium hirsutum isolate 1008001.06 chromosome A07, Gossypium_hirsutum_v2.1, whole genome shotgun sequence genome window above contains:
- the LOC107929908 gene encoding E3 ubiquitin protein ligase DRIP1 codes for the protein MSNDYINVQRRPLMEFLTCPLCSNIYREATTICVCLHTFCRQCIYEKVEKEKTHYCPTCDAYLGSIPQHMLRNDHKLEKLVMQIFPLEKPNEDNTENRFSNHSMNPIMKQNELDNSEPTGREFSLERARKGLCWEHLGGHKDGETFGTEVQVKRRRRTQRKPYCKFLIGQREEGLKIGTANEMSKTDTSGLEKSTDSLNRCGEIVYLNQDSSCSPRPVWFCLLASQETNDMALPQIPKPFISTKNGDLAISIVNKYLAMKLNLKHESEVEVMCLCHPLMPTLTLNNLIDTWLEAVSDIEPVPAEEGDGRNFLMELTYRRSMKQCALQ